One stretch of Methanofastidiosum sp. DNA includes these proteins:
- a CDS encoding serine/threonine-protein phosphatase: MNQSSRRAFLTILIIFLLSSSIVLGADTGYESYEDEIISSNNAITATENNIRDAKLNDALDNLSNIPKILLDINEVWYRDYYTQQIKDLSSEYKESNSTLIVELDMARNTSLEEMIATLDVILLKKDEMAKLDAFEGKVTNLRNNISSSYYEYEIISKIQVDYGKLSGFIDKLRSIEPEITTYSMENPDYLKKISNDYTAIQEDPQYLSLFKEDGNWVENRASFFNDFYMASLDVKNLESTKVDSYDPIMLELEALGRIVPDLKFEEGKEATIKESINNKIAYVSQLENNKNKLKYTYILILAISSIVAVSALLYIFIISNGKKQKAKKSAASKFLEGRTLLILESRKIGTLIHPKEIEYYAESDVGLKRELNEDSIGITFNRDASKGLFVLADGMGGHNAGEVASKIAIQTVLEHGKEELFTYQRLSGSDIKDILRHIVYTAHEEILNMSKCNPEMCDMGTTLEVVFLDGDHVYYAHVGDSRIYMTYLDDGYEESISKVTTDHSELGIYMERNGVTEEEARKNVPSNVITQAVGITSNPLSPDVGDFKIGKNNWILICSDGLTDMLQDDCYIGKVIIDKKLDIKGKVNELVRAAKDMGGKDNISLILFRRR; this comes from the coding sequence TTGAATCAATCTAGTAGAAGGGCCTTTCTAACTATTCTTATTATCTTTTTATTATCCTCTTCAATTGTTTTGGGGGCGGATACCGGCTATGAAAGCTATGAAGATGAGATTATATCTTCAAACAATGCGATCACAGCTACTGAAAATAACATCAGGGACGCTAAACTAAACGATGCCTTGGATAATCTTTCCAACATCCCGAAGATACTTTTGGACATCAACGAGGTTTGGTACAGGGACTACTATACACAGCAGATAAAGGATTTATCTAGCGAGTATAAAGAGTCAAACAGCACTCTTATTGTTGAGCTTGATATGGCGAGAAATACCTCTTTAGAAGAAATGATTGCCACGCTTGATGTTATACTTCTAAAAAAAGATGAGATGGCAAAGCTAGACGCTTTTGAAGGCAAAGTGACAAATTTACGGAATAACATCAGCTCTTCCTATTACGAATACGAGATAATATCTAAGATACAGGTTGATTACGGGAAACTATCGGGGTTTATTGACAAGCTAAGATCCATAGAGCCTGAAATAACAACTTACAGCATGGAAAATCCAGATTACCTGAAAAAGATTTCAAATGATTATACCGCTATCCAGGAAGACCCACAATACCTTTCCCTGTTCAAAGAAGATGGGAACTGGGTAGAAAACAGGGCTTCTTTTTTCAATGATTTTTACATGGCGTCTCTTGATGTCAAAAATTTAGAGTCAACAAAAGTGGATAGTTACGACCCGATTATGCTTGAATTAGAAGCTCTAGGTAGAATTGTTCCCGATTTAAAGTTTGAAGAGGGCAAGGAAGCCACTATAAAAGAATCAATCAATAATAAGATAGCTTATGTGTCCCAGCTAGAAAACAACAAAAACAAGCTGAAATACACCTACATTCTTATTTTGGCGATATCCTCCATAGTTGCGGTATCTGCCCTCCTTTACATCTTCATTATTTCAAATGGCAAAAAACAAAAGGCCAAGAAAAGCGCCGCGTCAAAGTTCTTGGAAGGGAGGACACTTCTAATCCTTGAATCAAGGAAGATTGGGACCCTCATACATCCAAAGGAGATAGAGTACTATGCGGAATCAGATGTCGGATTAAAGAGAGAGTTAAATGAGGACTCTATTGGGATCACGTTCAACAGGGACGCTTCAAAGGGGCTCTTTGTCCTTGCGGATGGTATGGGCGGCCACAACGCCGGGGAAGTGGCAAGTAAGATTGCTATTCAAACTGTCTTAGAGCATGGAAAGGAGGAGCTTTTTACATACCAGAGGCTAAGTGGTAGCGACATAAAGGATATCCTAAGGCATATAGTCTACACCGCCCATGAAGAGATACTCAACATGTCAAAATGCAACCCTGAGATGTGTGACATGGGGACAACACTTGAAGTTGTGTTCTTGGACGGGGACCATGTTTACTATGCCCATGTTGGCGATTCCAGGATTTACATGACTTATCTTGATGATGGGTATGAAGAGAGCATATCCAAGGTGACTACAGACCACTCTGAACTTGGGATATACATGGAAAGAAACGGCGTTACAGAAGAAGAGGCAAGGAAGAATGTGCCGTCAAATGTCATTACCCAGGCTGTGGGCATCACATCCAATCCTTTAAGCCCGGACGTTGGCGATTTTAAAATCGGTAAAAATAATTGGATCCTAATTTGTTCTGACGGCCTTACAGATATGTTGCAGGACGATTGCTATATAGGAAAAGTAATTATTGACAAAAAGCTGGATATAAAGGGAAAGGTAAACGAGCTCGTTAGGGCCGCTAAGGATATGGGCGGCAAGGACAATATCTCCCTGATACTGTTTAGAAGAAGGTGA